TTGTTGTCGCGGGGTGCGTCCGCCCGCATGATCAGGTTGTATGCCGGCACGTATCTGAGCGTTGTCGGGTTAGCCAGAGCAATCCCCTTGAGCATTTCCGGCACGAACTGTTTCGGATCGTTGACGAACTTCTTCATCGTTGCTCCTTTCCCGTGTCGTGTGACTCACGCCAGGCGGCGCTAATGCGTTGTAGAATTACGCCAACTGCCACCGCGCCGGCATCAGGAGAACCGACGCTGCGTTCGCCGGTGTATGCTGCCCGCCCCTTTTTCGCCACCAGGTTGGTAGTCGCTTCGGCCGCCCGGGTCGCCGCCTCGGCGGCCCGCTGCAAAGCGGCGATGCCGTGATCGGCAGTTCCGTTCGGATTTGCCAGGTCGGTCTCGAGGCTGTCGATGGCGGGGACGAGCGCGTCGAGGAGGGTTTTGTCGCCAAGCTGCGCACCGCCGCGCTGCTGAATTCCAGCCACCGCCGCGCGGAGCATGGTGATGAGGTCGGTGGGGGCGAGCCTCAGCCGGTCACCTGCGGCGGCGCCGGCACGGAGGAATGCCGTTCCCCACAAAGGGCCGGAGGTGCCGCCGACTTTGCTGGAGATGACCAGCGCGATCTTCTTGAGCAGAGTGCCGATGCTGGTGCGGTCAAAAGTCGCGAAATCCTGCAGCACGACCTCGAAGCCACGGGCCAGCGAAGAGCCAAAGTCCCCGTCAGCGGCGACGGCGTCGAGGTCGCAGAAGTACTTCTCGTTGGCGACGATGGTCTCGGCCATTGTCCTGAGCACAAGATCAACGTCGGCAATGGATGATAGCTCCATGCAGGTTCCCCTTCACTCTCTCAGGCCAGACAGGCGACGAGATCATCGAGCCTGACGAAGTCGCCCGGATGCGCCGCGCATCGGCTGGCGAGCACCCGCGTCCTTTCGCCGCCCGGATCACCGAGCGAAGACACGACCAGGACCGCCTCGAGGAAATCTTCTCCTTCAGTGTAGCCGTTGACGGTGATCAGGCAGCGCAGCCCCGCCCCGGTGGCGGCGAGCAGGCCGTTGCGCGAATCTTCGATCACCAGCACCTCCTGAGCCGCCACGTTCAGACGTTCGAGCGCCAGGTGATAAATGTCCGGCGCCGGCTTCTTCTTCGGCACGATGTCGCCGGCAAGAACCAGCGTAAAGCGCGCGGCCAAAGCCGGTCCGGCGACGTGATCGAGGATCGCTTTCACGGCCGGCTCTGCCGAGGTGGACGCAACGGCAAGTTGCCACCCGGCGCCGAGGGCGTCGGCGATGATGCGGGTGATGCCTGGCCGGGCGGGCAATGTCCCGGCGGTCACCATCTCCGTGTACATCGCGGTCTTGCGCTTATGCCAGCGGGCGACTTCCGCGAGCTGTGCCTGGCGGTCCGCCGGCAGGCCGGCGGTGCGGACGAATTCATCGGTCAGGAGACTCGCCATGCGCTCCTTGCCGCCACCGATCGAAAGGCGCCGGCCATACTCTTCTTCCGACCAACGCACGGGCAAGGCAAACTCCTCGAAGGTCTGATTGAAGGCGGGCAGGTGGCCGTGCCGCTCCGTGTCGGCGAGAACGCCGTCACAATCGAAGATGAGCGTTCTTACCATGCCTTGCCCGCGCTCCCGAACATGCGGATGTGATCCGCGGCCATTGCCATCACCTCTGTGCGGACGAAGCGGAACAGCGCCGGGGGGTCATACTTGCCCGGGTGCTCCTGCAAATAAGCGAGGGTCGCGCGCATGTAGCTGATCTTGACCGCGGTCGAGATGTTGATCTTGGCGCACCCACGCGCGATCAGATCCGTGAACTGCTCCAGCAGCAGCCCGGTGCCGCCATGCAAGGCGATGGGTATTGGCACGGCCGTGACGATGTCGGACACGCGCTGCGCATCGAGCTTGGGGGCGGCTTTGTACATTCCGTGGGCGTTGCCGATGTATGGCGCGAAGATATCAACGCCCGTCGAGCGGATAAAGTCGAGGGCCGTGTCCAGCGACTGGACGACGCTGGCTTCGTCCGACCCCACCCCGTCTTCCACGCCCATGATTCCTTCGATCTCCCCTTCGACGTGAGCACCGTATGCCCTGGCCTGGGCGACGACTTCGATGGTCTGCCGCCGGTTTTCTTCCACCGGCAGGTGCGAACCGTCGAAGAGGACAGAGTTCCAGCCCTTGTTTAGGCAGGCGGTGATGACTGCACGGTCCGGACAATGGTCTAGATGAAGCGACACGGGGATCGGGAGGGGGGAAGCCATTTCACGGAACATCGCGTACAGCACGTTCAAGCCGATGGACTTGACGGTTTTCACGGAGGTTTGGATGATGAGCGGGGCCTTCAATTCACAGGCGGCGGCCAGCACCGCCTCGAGTGTGAGGTCGTTGACGATGTTGAACGCCCCTACGCCGTAGCGTTCCTCGAACGCCCGACTCAGAATCTCCTTGATGGAAACTATCGGCATCGATCACCTCCTGTCCGGAATACAGTCTCGGGCCAAAGTGAAATCTGGTCGCAAGCCGGTATGCGGAGCATTGCGCTGACCACTCCACTTTATTCCACGTTGTGGTCCGCGCGGCAAATTGAACCACACCCATCGGCGGTCTGGCCAGACCCTTGCCGCCAGATAGGCATTCGCCTATTGCAGAAGGCGTAGACGACTGCTGGAGGGGCGGACCACGGGTCAACCCGCCACCACAACACGGGAGGAGCATCGTGCCTGACGAAAATATGGAAAAGGAGTTGGAGCGGTTGCGGAAAGAGAATGCGGCGCTCAAGGGTGGTCGAACCGGAGGCGTGACGTTTCGCGTTTCCGAAAAGGGGGCAGTGTCGGTGTACGGTCTCGGCCGCTTCCCGGTGACGCTCTATCAGGAGCAGTGGGACAAGCTACTCGCTGCCACCGATGAACTGCGGGCCTTCATCGACGCCAACCGAGAGCGACTGAAGAAGAAGGAGCAATCCTGACGACGATGTCGTGATTAATGGCGATTCCGTGCCTGATGCCCCCTCCGTTCGACTTAGCGCGGATGGCGCACTGATCGGAGAGAGAATAGCTGGCTGGCTGGGGCTGCGTCACGCAGCCTGCACTGGCGCCGCAGGGCAGATGAAACGCTGGGCGTTGGCCGGCGGCAATTCCCAAGTGTTGTGGCAAGTTAGTCTGACGATAGGTCCCTTTCCGGCGGGTGCGAGTACATTCCGCGGCCACCGCGCACCAGCTCTCCGCCGATATGAATCCGGGCATGCGCGCTCACAAAAGCAAGATGTCCATTGGTGGCTCAATCTCGGATCTCGAAGATGAGCTCGCCCTCGACAGCGGCATTCATTTGTACCTGCGAATCGGAACGCAGTGGCGCGCCGCCTCTGTTACGCGGCAAGCCGCAGCGTGTGCAACCGCTTGAGGTTCCAGCCGGTGCACACCAACGCGGATGTGATGATTCCGAAGGTGGGTTCCACCGTACACTTGCGCGTCGCATACACCGTTCGCCCCCCAGGCGTATGCAGCCGATGCGTCATGCGATCGACCCCGCTGGCGTCCTTTGCCCCCGGCGCCGGTTCGCTCAACCGTTGCGCCCGCGGGCAGCTCGGCTCCGACGGCGTACATCTCGAACCTTACGTAGTCGAGCAGGAAGCACGGCACCTGATCCACAAAGACCGAGAGGCTGGGTTGAACAAGGTCTCGCCGCTCGATCACCTGCACCGAAGCATGAATGAGGGTGACGGCAGGCGCCGTTTAGCCGGAATCGGCCCGGTCCTTGCCCACCCCTTCGCCCTTCCGTCGGCCTGCCTTGACTACGCACGAAGGCAGCCCGGATCAGCCGGAAGACCGCTTACG
This portion of the Candidatus Binatia bacterium genome encodes:
- the dhaL gene encoding dihydroxyacetone kinase subunit DhaL, translating into MELSSIADVDLVLRTMAETIVANEKYFCDLDAVAADGDFGSSLARGFEVVLQDFATFDRTSIGTLLKKIALVISSKVGGTSGPLWGTAFLRAGAAAGDRLRLAPTDLITMLRAAVAGIQQRGGAQLGDKTLLDALVPAIDSLETDLANPNGTADHGIAALQRAAEAATRAAEATTNLVAKKGRAAYTGERSVGSPDAGAVAVGVILQRISAAWRESHDTGKEQR
- a CDS encoding HAD-IA family hydrolase; the encoded protein is MVRTLIFDCDGVLADTERHGHLPAFNQTFEEFALPVRWSEEEYGRRLSIGGGKERMASLLTDEFVRTAGLPADRQAQLAEVARWHKRKTAMYTEMVTAGTLPARPGITRIIADALGAGWQLAVASTSAEPAVKAILDHVAGPALAARFTLVLAGDIVPKKKPAPDIYHLALERLNVAAQEVLVIEDSRNGLLAATGAGLRCLITVNGYTEGEDFLEAVLVVSSLGDPGGERTRVLASRCAAHPGDFVRLDDLVACLA
- a CDS encoding class II fructose-bisphosphate aldolase; amino-acid sequence: MPIVSIKEILSRAFEERYGVGAFNIVNDLTLEAVLAAACELKAPLIIQTSVKTVKSIGLNVLYAMFREMASPLPIPVSLHLDHCPDRAVITACLNKGWNSVLFDGSHLPVEENRRQTIEVVAQARAYGAHVEGEIEGIMGVEDGVGSDEASVVQSLDTALDFIRSTGVDIFAPYIGNAHGMYKAAPKLDAQRVSDIVTAVPIPIALHGGTGLLLEQFTDLIARGCAKINISTAVKISYMRATLAYLQEHPGKYDPPALFRFVRTEVMAMAADHIRMFGSAGKAW